A single region of the Lotus japonicus ecotype B-129 chromosome 4, LjGifu_v1.2 genome encodes:
- the LOC130712614 gene encoding transcription factor bHLH95-like codes for MDLEGQGLNLGFFWENQPWGTLSNSDNIGESKEKLDMKPQNKKGEGNGEDTLVYKKRRRGNRTEKNVVADGEGKVDHEVHIMIERERRKKMRNMFGTLHALLPRLPSKADKSAIIEETVDYIKTLQQTLQKLEKHKKERFQSSVEQPYDLREGFIPDLGSSTSLSSIMVGSRTSSNTPISYNSNSLQPVGFETWSYQNIVLNVTGFEAQFCISTAKKKSTLTTIAFVLEKYKIEVISANIVCNDNTNVYLIVTQVSSKLYPRL; via the exons ATGGATTTAGAAGGTCAGGGTCTGAATTTggggttcttttgggaaaaccaGCCATGGGGTACTCTTTCCAATTCTGATAACATAGGTGAGAGTAAAGAAAAGTTAGATATGAAGCCACAGAACAAGAAGGGAGAAGGAAATGGAGAAGACACTCTTGTGTATAAGAAGCGACGTCGAGGTAATAGAACAGAgaagaatgttgttgctgatggtGAAGGGAAAGTTGATCATGAAGTGCATATAATgattgagagagaaagaaggaagaaaatgagGAACATGTTCGGTACCCTTCATGCTTTGCTTCCTCGGCTTCCCTCCAAG GCTGATAAATCAGCCATCATTGAGGAAACAGTGGACTACATAAAAACCCTGCAACAGACCCTCCAAAAGCTTGAGAAACATAAAAAAGAAAGGTTTCAATCATCTGTGGAACAACCTTATGACTTGAGGGAGGGCTTTATTCCTGATCTGGGATCTTCGACCAGCTTATCCTCTATAATGGTGGGAAGTAGAACTTCTTCAAATACTCCTATTTCATATAATTCAAATTCTCTACAACCTGTGGGTTTTGAAACATGGTCTTATCAAAACATAGTGTTGAACGTTACTGGATTTGAAGCGCAATTTTGCATTTCTACTGCCAAGAAGAAAAGTACATTAACCACTATTGCTTTTGTTCTGGAGAAGTACAAGATTGAGGTCATTTCTGCTAACATTGTATGCAATGATAATACAAATGTGTATCTCATTGTTACCCAAGTAAGTTCGAAACTTTATCCCCGACTTTAG